A part of Anaerolineales bacterium genomic DNA contains:
- a CDS encoding UDP-N-acetylglucosamine--N-acetylmuramyl-(pentapeptide) pyrophosphoryl-undecaprenol N-acetylglucosamine transferase, which translates to MRKFRPEVLFFTGGYVAVPMALSARLSGGSKSLLYVPDIEPGQAIKTIARFSDCLALTVEESGDFFPKHPCKEVTGYPLRPDLDRWTEADARNFFALQEQLPVLLVFGGSKGARSINQAVAGILPDLLKEMQIIHITGRLDWQMMEETRLGLSTEQLNRYRPYPYLYEEIGAAMRLADLAVTRGGASTLGELPLFGLPAVLVPYPYAWRYQRVNASYLVRHGAAEVIDDAQLKDQLLQKVLELMRDHAKREQMSQAMKSLARPEASARIAAMLFDLGQPSARKANNHDRDQAT; encoded by the coding sequence ATGCGCAAGTTTCGACCGGAGGTCTTATTTTTTACGGGCGGTTATGTGGCTGTCCCCATGGCCTTGTCTGCCCGGTTATCAGGCGGATCAAAAAGCCTGCTCTACGTGCCCGATATCGAGCCAGGCCAAGCGATCAAGACAATCGCCCGATTCAGTGACTGCCTGGCACTGACCGTCGAGGAATCGGGTGACTTTTTCCCCAAACACCCCTGTAAGGAGGTCACCGGGTATCCATTGCGCCCAGACCTGGACCGCTGGACCGAGGCGGATGCCCGCAACTTTTTTGCCTTGCAGGAGCAGTTACCCGTATTGTTGGTTTTCGGTGGTAGCAAGGGAGCGCGTTCGATTAATCAGGCTGTGGCTGGGATTTTGCCGGACCTCTTAAAGGAGATGCAGATCATCCACATCACGGGTAGGCTGGATTGGCAGATGATGGAAGAGACACGCCTTGGGCTATCGACCGAACAGCTCAATCGTTACCGGCCGTACCCTTACCTGTATGAGGAAATCGGGGCTGCAATGCGGCTGGCGGACCTGGCTGTTACCCGCGGGGGAGCCTCAACCCTTGGCGAACTACCATTGTTTGGCCTGCCAGCTGTCCTGGTGCCGTATCCCTATGCCTGGCGCTACCAGCGGGTGAATGCCAGCTACCTGGTGAGGCACGGGGCCGCTGAAGTGATCGATGACGCGCAGCTAAAAGACCAGCTCCTGCAAAAGGTGCTTGAGCTGATGCGAGACCATGCCAAACGTGAGCAGATGTCTCAGGCGATGAAGTCGCTTGCCAGGCCGGAAGCTTCAGCCAGGATAGCGGCAATGCTCTTTGATCTGGGCCAGCCGTCAGCTCGGAAAGCCAATAACCATGATCGAGATCAGGCTACTTAG
- the murC gene encoding UDP-N-acetylmuramate--L-alanine ligase: MTERKSVHFIGIGGTGLSAIARVLLESGYLVTGSDRAMSPMAKSLQADGVRIEIGHRAENLTGAQIVVRSSAVPDDNVEVIEAQKLGIPVVKRSEFLSGLMEGRFGIAVAGTHGKTTTTAMIAWMLTYLGQDPTFIVGGILTNTGTNAHAGKGQVFVIEADEYDHMFLGLRPKLAVITNIEHDHPDCYPTEADFFTAFDQFAGQIGHDGTLLVCMNDRGASRLGELARQRGQRVFSYRMRDTKNGEVNHPADYIAQSPVLNQMGGMSFTVMCTLDNQPFEMAQPVNLRLPGKHNVQNALAALAIAHQLQLPLDNASKALSEFKGTSRRFDVRGNIGGIVIIDDYAHHPTEIRATIAAARVRYPHKKMWVVWQPHTYSRTRLLFNDFVNAFEQADHVIVTDIYAAREKQPEDGFSSRQVVAAMTYPDARHISGFLPASEYLVNHLEAGDILLVLSAGDADQISVKVQELLKERSGKHE; encoded by the coding sequence ATGACTGAAAGAAAATCTGTGCATTTCATCGGGATTGGAGGAACGGGGTTGTCAGCGATCGCCCGGGTGCTGCTGGAAAGTGGCTACCTGGTCACTGGCTCTGACCGGGCAATGTCACCTATGGCGAAAAGTCTGCAGGCAGATGGCGTGCGCATCGAGATTGGCCACCGGGCTGAAAACCTGACTGGTGCCCAGATTGTGGTGCGCTCATCGGCAGTTCCCGATGACAATGTGGAAGTCATCGAAGCCCAAAAATTGGGCATCCCGGTGGTGAAACGCAGCGAGTTCCTGTCAGGCTTGATGGAAGGACGATTTGGGATCGCTGTCGCCGGGACGCATGGGAAGACCACTACAACCGCCATGATCGCATGGATGTTGACATACCTTGGGCAGGATCCAACCTTCATCGTGGGCGGTATCCTGACCAATACTGGGACGAATGCCCATGCCGGCAAAGGTCAGGTTTTCGTGATTGAAGCCGATGAATATGATCACATGTTCCTCGGCTTGAGGCCCAAATTGGCCGTGATCACCAATATTGAGCATGATCACCCGGATTGCTACCCCACTGAAGCCGATTTCTTTACCGCATTTGATCAGTTTGCTGGGCAGATTGGCCATGATGGCACACTATTGGTGTGTATGAATGATCGAGGGGCCAGCCGGTTAGGTGAGCTTGCCCGGCAACGCGGGCAAAGAGTCTTTTCATACCGCATGAGAGACACGAAAAACGGTGAGGTGAACCATCCGGCGGATTACATTGCTCAATCACCCGTCCTGAATCAGATGGGTGGTATGAGTTTTACTGTTATGTGCACACTGGATAATCAGCCATTTGAGATGGCCCAGCCAGTAAACCTGCGCCTGCCAGGCAAGCACAATGTTCAAAATGCACTGGCAGCCCTGGCTATTGCCCACCAGCTGCAGCTACCCCTTGACAATGCCAGTAAGGCATTGTCCGAATTCAAGGGCACCAGCCGCAGGTTTGATGTGCGAGGAAATATCGGAGGGATCGTGATCATCGACGATTATGCCCACCACCCGACGGAAATCAGGGCTACCATCGCTGCTGCCCGTGTTCGTTATCCCCATAAAAAAATGTGGGTGGTCTGGCAGCCACATACCTATTCACGTACACGGCTGCTGTTCAATGATTTCGTCAATGCATTTGAGCAAGCTGATCACGTGATTGTGACCGATATCTATGCCGCCCGTGAGAAGCAACCCGAGGATGGTTTTTCATCCCGACAGGTGGTGGCAGCCATGACCTACCCGGACGCCAGGCATATCTCA
- the murD gene encoding UDP-N-acetylmuramoyl-L-alanine--D-glutamate ligase, giving the protein MTGWLDKRVIVIGAARQGVAVGRYLALHGARVVMNDHKSDDQLKPVRQSLDESLGDQSSQVEWSFGGHPLSLLDGADVVCVSGGVPLSLPLVEEAQKRGIQLTNDSQIFLEACPCRTIGITGSAGKTTTTSLVGKIAEAAVSTSGGNTPYQKIWVGGNIGSPLLGAVEEMQPNDLVVLELSSFQLELMTTSVNIACILNITPNHLDRHATMEAYTAAKARILEYQDATDMAVLGYDDPGAWALLGRVRGTKVSFGSHKPITIGQGAFIDGDWVCLWTGQVVIRVLRQVEIPLRGWHNVENVLAALAVSQAAGLPVEAMREAVTAFTGVPHRLEWVASWKGADWYNDSIATAPERVMAAIHSFESPADVNRPIVLLAGGRDKKLPWYELAKLIHDRVDHLIVFGEAADIISAAVGPARNGYRPFSMDKCTGLQQAVDIAAQVVETDDIVLLSPGGTSFDEFRDFEERGEAFKRWVLNLSCK; this is encoded by the coding sequence GGCAAGGAGTGGCAGTGGGCCGCTACCTGGCATTGCACGGCGCGCGTGTGGTGATGAACGACCATAAATCGGATGACCAGCTCAAGCCTGTCAGGCAGTCATTGGATGAATCATTGGGCGACCAATCGTCCCAGGTTGAGTGGTCTTTCGGTGGCCATCCGCTTTCACTGCTGGATGGTGCAGATGTCGTGTGCGTCTCAGGTGGTGTACCACTGAGCTTGCCCCTGGTTGAAGAAGCCCAGAAACGAGGCATCCAGCTCACCAACGATTCGCAGATATTTCTGGAAGCCTGTCCATGCCGGACAATTGGGATCACCGGATCAGCTGGGAAAACCACCACCACCAGCTTGGTGGGAAAAATAGCCGAAGCGGCTGTATCTACCTCGGGCGGGAATACCCCATATCAAAAAATCTGGGTAGGCGGGAATATCGGCTCCCCCCTGCTTGGCGCAGTGGAAGAAATGCAGCCGAATGACCTGGTGGTTTTGGAGTTGTCCAGCTTTCAGTTGGAGCTAATGACCACGAGCGTGAATATCGCCTGCATCCTGAATATCACCCCCAATCATTTGGACCGGCATGCGACTATGGAGGCCTACACGGCTGCTAAAGCCCGCATCCTGGAGTACCAGGATGCCACCGACATGGCGGTCTTGGGCTATGACGACCCTGGTGCGTGGGCATTGTTGGGCCGGGTGCGGGGCACGAAGGTTTCGTTCGGAAGCCATAAGCCAATTACGATTGGCCAGGGTGCATTTATCGATGGTGACTGGGTGTGCCTATGGACTGGTCAGGTGGTTATCCGTGTGCTTCGCCAAGTCGAGATCCCGCTGCGGGGCTGGCACAACGTGGAGAATGTATTAGCAGCCCTGGCAGTGAGCCAGGCTGCGGGGTTGCCTGTAGAAGCTATGCGCGAAGCTGTTACCGCCTTTACAGGTGTGCCGCATCGCCTGGAATGGGTTGCCAGCTGGAAAGGAGCGGATTGGTATAACGATTCAATCGCTACTGCTCCCGAGCGTGTGATGGCAGCCATCCATTCATTTGAATCACCAGCTGATGTAAACCGCCCGATCGTGCTCCTGGCTGGTGGGCGTGACAAAAAACTACCCTGGTATGAGCTGGCAAAGCTGATTCACGACCGGGTGGATCACCTGATCGTGTTTGGTGAAGCAGCAGACATCATCTCAGCTGCGGTCGGCCCGGCAAGAAATGGATATAGGCCTTTTTCGATGGATAAGTGTACCGGTTTGCAACAAGCAGTGGATATTGCAGCCCAGGTGGTTGAGACAGATGATATCGTCCTGCTCTCACCTGGCGGCACGAGCTTTGATGAATTCCGCGATTTCGAGGAGCGCGGGGAGGCATTTAAACGATGGGTGCTCAATCTGTCATGCAAGTGA